Proteins encoded together in one Thermococcus celericrescens window:
- a CDS encoding 4-phosphopantoate--beta-alanine ligase, with translation MVEIPKSHPRYWSLYYREKIIEGMEKGMTAKAGLIAHGRGEAFDYLIGEKTIGPAERAMRAAVAKLILAEHPVISVNGNVAALVPKETIELAKALNAKLEINLFYRTEERVKAIAEELRKHDPDVELLGINPTKRIPGLEHERGKVDEEGIWKADVVVVPLEDGDRTEALVRMGKFVITVDLNPLSRSARMADITIVDNIVRAYPRMTELAREMKDYSRGELLAILEGYNNEKTLGDVLIHMKRRLTKLAEGGVWRKKTLE, from the coding sequence ATGGTCGAAATACCCAAGAGCCATCCGCGCTACTGGAGCCTGTACTACAGGGAGAAGATTATCGAGGGAATGGAGAAGGGCATGACCGCCAAGGCCGGGCTGATAGCCCACGGCCGCGGTGAGGCCTTTGACTACCTCATCGGGGAGAAGACGATAGGACCCGCCGAGAGGGCCATGCGCGCCGCCGTCGCGAAGCTGATCCTGGCCGAACATCCGGTTATCTCGGTCAACGGCAACGTCGCGGCACTTGTTCCAAAGGAAACGATAGAGCTGGCAAAAGCGCTAAACGCCAAGCTCGAGATAAACCTCTTCTACCGCACGGAGGAGCGCGTTAAGGCGATAGCGGAGGAGCTGAGGAAGCACGATCCTGATGTGGAGCTCCTCGGGATAAACCCCACGAAGCGCATTCCGGGTCTTGAACACGAGAGGGGGAAGGTTGACGAGGAGGGAATCTGGAAAGCCGATGTAGTCGTTGTCCCGCTGGAGGACGGCGACAGAACGGAGGCCCTCGTGAGGATGGGCAAGTTCGTGATCACCGTTGACCTCAACCCGCTTTCCCGCTCCGCCAGGATGGCCGACATAACCATCGTTGACAACATAGTCCGCGCGTATCCGAGAATGACTGAGCTGGCGAGGGAGATGAAGGACTACAGCCGCGGAGAGCTCCTCGCGATTCTGGAGGGGTACAACAACGAAAAAACGCTGGGCGACGTGCTCATCCACATGAAGCGCAGGCTGACCAAGCTGGCCGAAGGAGGGGTCTGGAGGAAGAAGACGCTGGAGTGA